In one Kitasatospora cineracea genomic region, the following are encoded:
- a CDS encoding S1C family serine protease, protein MPAGPRPTGPKLWLGPAAVLAAAALLATGCSSSGSGSSSTAAAASSSSSAPAPSSSNQLEQDYQHVISQVLPSVVQITAGDGLGSGIVFDDKGDIVTNAHVVGTATTFTVTLANSTKPLDATLVGSYPDSDLAVIKLGSPPSGLKPAAFADSAKVAVGQITLAMGSPLGLSSSVTQGIVSAVGRTVSEPKTTDSPGATIGNMVQTSAAINPGNSGGALVNLSSQVVGINTLTAVDPELNGSAAPGIGFAIPAATVTSIANQLIKDGKVTNSGRAGLGVTVRPYFDTDFQPAGAAVVSVVGGGPAASAGLQAGDVINKVNDTTITSPSALTSALASLSPGDKVTVGYLRDGQTKTAEVTLGTL, encoded by the coding sequence ATCCCGGCCGGCCCCCGGCCCACCGGGCCCAAGCTGTGGCTCGGGCCCGCGGCGGTGCTGGCCGCGGCGGCGCTGCTGGCCACCGGCTGCTCCAGCTCCGGTTCCGGCTCCAGCTCCACCGCGGCGGCGGCCAGCAGCTCCTCGTCCGCGCCCGCCCCGTCCAGCAGCAACCAGCTGGAGCAGGACTACCAGCACGTGATCTCCCAGGTGCTGCCCTCGGTGGTGCAGATCACCGCGGGGGACGGCCTCGGCTCCGGGATCGTCTTCGACGACAAGGGCGACATCGTCACCAACGCGCACGTGGTCGGCACCGCCACCACCTTCACCGTGACGCTGGCCAACAGCACCAAGCCGCTGGACGCCACGCTGGTCGGCAGCTACCCGGACTCCGACCTCGCGGTGATCAAGCTGGGCAGCCCGCCCAGCGGGCTCAAGCCCGCCGCCTTCGCGGACAGCGCCAAGGTCGCGGTCGGGCAGATCACGCTGGCGATGGGCAGCCCGCTCGGCCTGTCCAGCAGCGTCACCCAGGGCATCGTCTCGGCGGTCGGGCGGACCGTCAGCGAACCGAAGACCACCGACTCGCCCGGCGCCACCATCGGCAACATGGTGCAGACCTCGGCTGCGATCAACCCCGGCAACAGCGGCGGCGCGCTGGTCAACCTCTCCAGCCAGGTGGTCGGGATCAACACGCTGACCGCCGTCGACCCCGAGCTGAACGGCTCGGCCGCGCCCGGCATCGGCTTCGCCATCCCCGCGGCCACCGTGACCAGCATCGCCAACCAGCTGATCAAGGACGGCAAGGTCACCAACTCCGGCCGGGCCGGGCTCGGGGTGACCGTCCGCCCGTACTTCGACACCGACTTCCAGCCGGCCGGCGCGGCCGTGGTCTCGGTGGTCGGCGGCGGACCGGCCGCCTCGGCCGGGCTGCAGGCGGGCGACGTGATCAACAAGGTCAACGACACCACGATCACCAGCCCCTCGGCGCTGACCAGCGCGCTGGCCTCGCTGAGCCCCGGCGACAAGGTCACCGTCGGCTACCTGCGGGACGGACAGACCAAGACCGCGGAGGTCACCCTCGGGACGCTGTAG